From the genome of Myripristis murdjan chromosome 22, fMyrMur1.1, whole genome shotgun sequence, one region includes:
- the LOC115354726 gene encoding RAS guanyl-releasing protein 1: MLPAARRTQMDSLVQPLVAQYLAMGCQAKENNRNENVTGKEKDKEEPRVTPGCGSRSRVSPPGRPQRFHRPGPAQTTQGKAMTPLGHLTKGGSWEELIQACLQTFDSNGSVCGSSHLLNITLTMHRLLISSSDLLDKLTALFKTAVDNEQPAECQRICYFIRYWIQEFWVMFRLHHSLTDSLDQFRELIRDQGQECLISLLETRWINERDWSWKASQKIKANYSKKRKVSLLFDHLEPIELAEHLTYLEFKSFCRISFVDYQSYIRSCCMKDIPMMERSIALCNGISQWVQLMVLSRPTAQLRAEVFTKFIHVAQSLHLMHNYNTLMAVVGGLCHSSISRLKDTSSHVPSEVTKVLNEMTDLLSSCRNYDNYRQAYSRCTGFKIPILGVHLKDLISVNEAMSDYVEDNKVNVQKLQALYSHINELIQLQQIPPRLDANKDLVHLLTLSLDLYYTEDEIYELSYAREPKNCKAPPATPSRPPVVVDWASGVAPKPDPRTISKHVQRMVDSVFKNYDHDENGFISHDDFEKIAASFPFSFCVMDKEKEGLINREEITAYFMRASVICSKLGLGFVHNFQEATYMKPTFCDNCSGFLWGVIKQGYRCKDCGMNCHKLCKDQVAFECKKNTKGTSATDSPTPSSTPVTTGTSEGSEDGPFSYPPDENKDWSPESPVAFHVRLGRPLRVHSGTQTEGLHLPSSAPESSRAQPSLLAPAVTPTTLTPCPSPVPQRKQRHCAKWENRASIVQKPKEPEEESKPTYEALELENQKLQKTNDTLRRKLKETEREVEILKTLLKRHALHTVEEDSS; encoded by the exons atgctccCAGCCGCGAGGAGGACACAAATGGACAGCCTGGTTCAGCCGCTCGTCGCCCAGTATCTCGCCATGGGATGTCAGGCAAAAGAAAACAACcgaaatgaaaatgtaacaggaaaagaaaaggacaagGAGGAGCC GCGAGTGACTCCGGGATGCGGCTCCAGGTCTAGAGTCTCTCCTCCTGGCCGTCCTCAGAGGTTCCACAGGCCTGGCCCGGCCCAGACGACCCAGGGCAAGGCCATGACGCCCCTGGGACACTTAACCAAGGGGGGCAGCTGGGAGGAGCTCATCCAGGCCTGCCTGCAGACCTTCG ACTCCAATGGCAGTGTATGTGGGAGCAGCCACCTGTTGAACATCACCCTGACCATGCACCGTCTCCTCATATCCTCCAGTGATCTCCTGGATAAACTCACCGCTCT ATTTAAAACAGCAGTGGATAATGAGCAGCCTGCAGAGTGCCAGAGGATATGCTACTTCATCAG GTACTGGATCCAGGAGTTCTGGGTGATGTTCCGGTTGCACCACAGCCTGACGGACAGCCTGGACCAGTTTCGAGAGCTGATCAGAGACCAGGGGCAGGAGTGCCTCATTTCTCTCCTAGAGACCAGATGGAT AAATGAGCGGGACTGGTCGTGGAAGGCAAGCCAGAAGATCAAGGCtaattacagtaaaaagagGAAAGTCTCTCTTCTGTTTGATCACCTGGAGCCCATTGAGTTGGCTGAGCATCTCACCTATTTGGAGTTCAAGTCCTTCTGTAGGATATCA TTTGTAGACTATCAGAGCTACATCCGCAGTTGCTGCATGAAGGACATCCCCATGATGGAGCGTTCCATTGCCTTGTGTAACGGCATCTCCCAGTGGGTGCAGCTGATGGTGCTGAGCAGACCGACGGCTCAGCTGAGAGCTGAGGTCTTTACTAAGTTTATCCACGTGGCGCAG AGCCTCCATCTTATGCACAACTACAACACATTGATGGCAGTGGTGGGAGGCCTTTGTCACAGCTCTATCTCCAGACTAAAGGACACCAGCTCACATGTACCCAGCGAGGTCACCAAG GTACTGAATGAGATGACAGACCTGCTGTCCTCCTGTAGGAACTATGACAACTACAGACAGGCTTACAGCAGGTGCACAGGGTTTAAGATCCCCATCCTGGGAGTGCACCTCAAGGACCTGATTTCAGTCAATGAAGCCATGTCGGACTACGTGGAGGACAACAAGGTGAATGTCCAGAAGCTCCAGGCGCTCTACAGCCACATTAACGAGCTGATCCAGCTACAGCAGATCCCACCCAGGCTGGACGCTAACAAGGACCTGGTCCATCTGTTGACG TTGTCCTTGGACCTTTATTACACAGAGGATGAGATCTACGAGCTGTCTTATGCCAGGGAACCCAAGAACTGTAAAGCACCT CCAGCCACCCCCTCTAGACCTCCAGTGGTTGTGGACTGGGCTTCAGGAGTGGCTCCGAAACCCGACCCCAGAACCATCAGCAAACATGTGCAGAGAATGGTGGAT TCTGTGTTTAAGAACTACGATCATGATGAGAACGGCTTCATTTCTCACGATGATTTTGAGAAAATTGCTGCAAGTTTTCCCTTCTCCTTCTGTGTCATGGACAAAGAGAA AGAGGGCCTCATCAACAGAGAGGAGATCACAGCCTATTTCATGCGAGCCAGTGTCATATGCTCCAAGCTGGGTCTGGGCTTCGTCCACAACTTCCAGGAGGCCACTTACATGAAGCCGACCTTCTGTGACAACTGCTCAGGATTT TTGTGGGGTGTCATCAAACAAGGCTATAGATGCAAAG ACTGTGGGATGAACTGCCACAAGCTGTGCAAGGACCAGGTGGCATTTGAGTGCAAGAAGAACACCAAAGGGACCAGTGCCACTGACAGTCCAACACCGAGCTCTACACCCGTCACCACAGGCACCTCAGAGG GTTCAGAGGATGGCCCTTTCTCTTACCCACCAGATGAAAACAAAGACTGGAGCCCTGAGTCCCCAGTCGCCTTCCATGTTAGGCTAGGAAGGCCTCTCAGGGTCCATAGTGGCACCCAAACAGAAGGACTCCATCTCCCCTCCTCAGCCCCTGAATCCAGCCGTGCTCAGCCCTCTCTCCTGGCCCCAGCAGTCACCCCCACCACCCTCACCCCGTGTCCCAGCCCGGTGCCCCAACGCAAACAGAGACACTGTGCCAAATGGGAAAACAGAGCATCTATTGTACAGAAACCCAAGGAaccagaggaagagagcaaaCCCACCTATGAAGCTCTGGAACTG GAAAACCAGAAGCTGCAGAAAACCAATGACACACTACGTAGGAAgctgaaggagacagagagggaggtggagataCTAAAGACACTGCTGAAGAGACATGCCCTCCACACCGTTGAGGAGGACTCCTCCTAG